One window from the genome of Amaranthus tricolor cultivar Red isolate AtriRed21 chromosome 9, ASM2621246v1, whole genome shotgun sequence encodes:
- the LOC130824599 gene encoding ras-related protein Rab7A-like isoform X1 has translation MVDDVARKKCTVLELTIWDTAGQERFQSLGVAFYRGADCCVLTYDVNVMKSFENLNRWREEFLLQASPSDPDNFPFILLGNKIDFDGGSGRVKAKAWCTSKGNIPYFETSAKDGTNVEEAFLCIARNVIKNEPKD, from the exons ATGGTAGATGATGTTGCCAGAAAAAAATGTACCGTCTTGGAACTAACG ATTTGGGATACTGCTGGACAAGAGAGATTTCAGAGTCTAGGTGTTGCTTTCTACCGTGGTGCCGATTGTTGTGTTCTTACATATGATGTAAATGTCATGAAATCTTTTGAGAACCTGAATCGGTGGAGAGAGGAGTTTTTGTTACAG GCAAGCCCATCTGATCCAGATAATTTCCCGTTTATTCTTCTGGGTAACAAAATCGATTTTGATGGTGGAAGCGGCAGAGTG AAGGCGAAAGCTTGGTGCACGAGCAAGGGGAATATCCCTTACTTTGAAACTTCAGCCAAGGATGGTACGAATGTCGAAGAGGCTTTCCTGTGCATTGCCAGAAATGTCATAAAGAATGAACCCAAAGACTAA
- the LOC130824599 gene encoding ras-related protein Rab7A-like isoform X3: protein MVDDVARKKCTVLELTIWDTAGQERFQSLGVAFYRGADCCVLTYDVNVMKSFENLNRWREEFLLQASPSDPDNFPFILLGNKIDFDGGSGRVAKAWCTSKGNIPYFETSAKDGTNVEEAFLCIARNVIKNEPKD, encoded by the exons ATGGTAGATGATGTTGCCAGAAAAAAATGTACCGTCTTGGAACTAACG ATTTGGGATACTGCTGGACAAGAGAGATTTCAGAGTCTAGGTGTTGCTTTCTACCGTGGTGCCGATTGTTGTGTTCTTACATATGATGTAAATGTCATGAAATCTTTTGAGAACCTGAATCGGTGGAGAGAGGAGTTTTTGTTACAG GCAAGCCCATCTGATCCAGATAATTTCCCGTTTATTCTTCTGGGTAACAAAATCGATTTTGATGGTGGAAGCGGCAGAGTG GCGAAAGCTTGGTGCACGAGCAAGGGGAATATCCCTTACTTTGAAACTTCAGCCAAGGATGGTACGAATGTCGAAGAGGCTTTCCTGTGCATTGCCAGAAATGTCATAAAGAATGAACCCAAAGACTAA
- the LOC130824599 gene encoding ras-related protein Rab7A-like isoform X2 has protein sequence MVDDVARKKCTVLELTIWDTAGQERFQSLGVAFYRGADCCVLTYDVNVMKSFENLNRWREEFLLQASPSDPDNFPFILLGNKIDFDGGSGRVTIMCIRVLKCYKATYLHLLFEQIGLRKEGESLVHEQGEYPLL, from the exons ATGGTAGATGATGTTGCCAGAAAAAAATGTACCGTCTTGGAACTAACG ATTTGGGATACTGCTGGACAAGAGAGATTTCAGAGTCTAGGTGTTGCTTTCTACCGTGGTGCCGATTGTTGTGTTCTTACATATGATGTAAATGTCATGAAATCTTTTGAGAACCTGAATCGGTGGAGAGAGGAGTTTTTGTTACAG GCAAGCCCATCTGATCCAGATAATTTCCCGTTTATTCTTCTGGGTAACAAAATCGATTTTGATGGTGGAAGCGGCAGAGTG ACAATTATGTGCATAAGAGTCCTGAAATGTTACAAGGCAACGTATTTACATTTGTTGTTTGAACAAATTGGTCTCCGAAAAGAAGGCGAAAGCTTGGTGCACGAGCAAGGGGAATATCCCTTACTTTGA